In Pochonia chlamydosporia 170 chromosome 3, whole genome shotgun sequence, the following are encoded in one genomic region:
- a CDS encoding fungal chitosanase (similar to Aspergillus clavatus NRRL 1 XP_001274664.1): MMLSNHLMALTAVIGLARAVLPARAAIPTKVNGADYNKPNAGPPAAWFSGDSSLPVSKVAAAAAKASKVPKDASYVLSEGSSKKATIHSDWAGFSKGAAYVFVADMDVDCDGLDYKCEGNPDGQDETNFGALAAYEVPFVVIPDKFASEHSSELAGNNLVAVICGGKLYYGVFGDTDGDSPEEIGEASWLMARTCFPSEGLNGNNGHTPADVTYIFFTGENSVLPNSAIGNNYVTNFAALKSLGDQLMKDLVGNLGL; this comes from the exons ATGATGCTCTCCAATCActtgatggctttgacagCCGTTATTGGGCTCGCCCGTGCTGTTCTTCCCGCCAGAGCCGCCATTCCCACCAAAGTCAACGGGGCGGACTACAACAAGCCCAATGCCGGCCCACCAGCGGCTTGGTTTTCAGGTGACTCTTCGCTGCCAGTATCAAAGGTagccgcagccgccgccaaggccTCGAAGGTACCGAAAGATGCGTCCTATGTTCTCTCAGAGGGGTCTTCGAAGAAGGCAACCATCCACAGCGACTGGGCTGGATTTTCCAAG GGAGCTGCCTATGTTTTCGttgccgacatggacgtAGACTGTGATGGACTCGATTACAAATGCGAG GGAAACCCTGACGGCCAGGACGAGACGAATTTTGGAGCCCTCGCGGCCTATGAGGTGCCATTTGTTGTTATTCCAGACAAGTTTGCAAGTGAGCATTCTAGCGAACTTGCCGGGAACAACCTCGTCGCAGTAATTTG CGGAGGCAAGCTCTATTACGGCGTCTTTGGTGATACGGACGGCGACTCGCCCGAAGAGATTGGTGAAGCTTCATGGTTGATGGCTAGAACTTGTTTTCCATCTGAGGGCCTGAATGGCAACAATGGACATACGCCTGCAGACGTTACTT ACATCTTCTTCACGGGCGAAAATTCGGTTCTTCCTAACAGCGCCATTGGCAACAACTACGTTACCAACTTTGCTGCGCTCAAGAGCCTGGGCGACCAGTTGATGAAAGATCTTGTTGGAAACTTGGGCCTCTAA
- a CDS encoding beta-lactamase (similar to Metarhizium acridum CQMa 102 XP_007809192.1), translated as MDSVQGECDPRFARVKELLAQYLDSNEELGASICINLDGRTVVDIWGGHADLERTEPWTKNTVGPVWSTTKCVTNLAALILIDRGLLDPGEKVAKYWPEFAANGKQDVEVRHILSHTSGLAAWDTPITVEDIYDVPSATAKLARQAPWWTPGTSSGYHLISQGHLVGELVQRVSGKSLRDFVKTEIAVPLGADFQIGADEEDWDRICDIVPPPPPSVMPDGIDPESVMMKAFNGTPMKAENASTAEFRRARLGGMGGFGNARSVVQILSAITLGGSAAGKQLLSQKTVDLIFAEQSNGMDLVLATPLTFGVGFALATKAQTNGWVPQGRTCFWVGWGGSAGIMDMDKRMTIGYTMNKMGEGMVGSSRTEGYVRAIYSAMSDVEADV; from the coding sequence ATGGATTCGGTTCAAGGTGAGTGCGATCCCAGATTCGCCAGAGTCAAGGAACTCCTTGCGCAATACCTTGATTCAAACGAGGAACTGGGTGCATCCATCTGCATCAATCTTGATGGCAGAACTGTTGTCGACATTTGGGGGGGACATGCAGACTTGGAACGGACCGAGCCATGGACAAAGAACACGGTTGGGCCGGTTTGGTCGACAACAAAATGCGTCACCAACTTGGCTGCTTTGATTCTGATCGATCGCGGTCTCCTTGACCCAGGAGAAAAGGTCGCGAAATACTGGCCGGAATTTGCGGCAAACGGAAAGCAAGACGTTGAAGTCCGACACATTCTGAGCCACACCTCCGGCCTGGCAGCATGGGACACCCCAATCACAGTGGAAGATATTTACGACGTACCAAGCGCAACGGCAAAGTTGGCCCGCCAAGCTCCTTGGTGGACACCTGGCACATCATCTGGGTATCATCTGATTAGTCAAGGTCACCTCGTCGGGGAGCTTGTACAAAGAGTTAGTGGCAAGTCTCTCAGAGACTTTGTCAAAACCGAGATTGCAGTGCCACTTGGTGCAGATTTTCAGATTGGcgccgacgaagaagactggGATCGAATTTGTGATATTGTtcctccgccaccaccctCTGTCATGCCAGACGGTATTGACCCAGAGAGTGTCATGATGAAAGCTTTTAATGGAACTCCCATGAAGGCTGAGAACGCTTCAACTGCAGAGTTCCGCAGGGCTAGATTGGGGGGCATGGGCGGCTTCGGCAACGCCCGGTCTGTCGTTCAAATCCTCTCGGCCATCACCCTCGGCGGTTCTGCTGCCGGGAAACAGCTCCTGTCACAAAAGACAGTCGATTTGATCTTCGCAGAGCAATCAAATGGGATGGACTTGGTTCTTGCCACTCCACTCACGTTTGGAGTCGGGTTTGCCCTAGCCACCAAGGCTCAGACGAATGGATGGGTTCCGCAGGGTAGGACGTGTTTCTGGGTTGGTTGGGGAGGCTCGGCTGGtatcatggacatggacaaaagGATGACTATAGGCTACACAATGAATAAAATGGGAGAGGGTATGGTGGGATCGTCTCGAACCGAAGGCTACGTCAGGGCCATCTACTCGGCTATGTCTGACGTGGAGGCTGACGTGTAG
- a CDS encoding S-adenosyl-L-methionine-dependent methyltransferase (similar to Glarea lozoyensis ATCC 20868 XP_008088388.1) has translation MDSDSPQNPPPQQLVQEGYDAMAKEYLKWATQKQTPREDKIKHLLGELKKQDATILELGCGAGIPGTQLLAQQCQKVIANDISEAQILSAKTALAQFDNVELVHGDMMALAFEPATLNAIVALYSLFHLPRDEQKIMVQKLFSWLAPTGMLLCNLGVANDPGSVSDWLGTKMFWSQFDAATNLEIIRQAGFEVVSQEIIEEMEDGRLIPFQWIIARKH, from the coding sequence ATGGATTCTGATTCTCCACAAAACCCCCCCCCGCAGCAGCTCGTCCAGGAAGGCTACGATGCGATGGCCAAAGAATATCTCAAATGGGCGACCCAGAAACAAACGCCACGGGAAGACAAGATAAAACATCTATTGGGAGAGCTTAAGAAGCAAGACGCTACGATTTTGGAATTGGGATGCGGTGCTGGCATTCCGGGCACGCAGCTCCTCGCCCAACAGTGCCAAAAGGTAATCGCCAATGACATATCTGAGGCGCAAATCCTGTCAGCCAAGACAGCTTTAGCACAGTTTGATAACGTTGAACTTGTTCACGGAGACATGATGGCGCTGGCTTTTGAGCCGGCCACTCTAAACGCTATCGTGGCTTTGTACTCGTTGTTCCACCTCCCACGCGACGAACAAAAGATCATGGTTCAAAAGCTCTTTTCTTGGCTCGCTCCCACAGGCATGCTACTTTGTAATCTTGGCGTTGCGAATGACCCCGGTTCAGTGTCGGATTGGCTGGGGACTAAAATGTTTTGGAGTCAATTTGATGCGGCCACGAATTTGGAAATAATTCGACAAGCAGGCTTTGAGGTCGTTTCTCAGGAAATCATagaggagatggaagatgGAAGGCTAATACCATTCCAGTGGATTATAGCCCGAAAGCACTAA
- a CDS encoding metalloprotease 1 (similar to Beauveria bassiana ARSEF 2860 XP_008602182.1): protein MLLFLVSGLMAAACVANPMDMTSRPVHYCGARSVSAEEREIFKRQGSQPDNGADINLGCVVHLCCVQGAKCPSDSVAQKAVDQMNAFLDGSKIKFTMQNVSRIDDARCTAGLTNGQAMDSLKAEVHQGNTSTLNIVYLPTNQGAGVKGVCVLPQPGTNIARSIGNKDGCVVAMDTLPNESRGNGGTGEGNPPGGQLGGLLGSLFGRQSGTGINTRQASPTTTHEMGHWLSLPHAGLGGQTGGAGVRNIMDAVSVNGVQYKFSQAQFDQMRQAALSRLKYQNVTITNKNRPPTTPQNPATRPKGNPKGNSGLELLGPGNRGHPAKSGQPQGPKQNPQCSPQPRNGTAVSRDRSQDGLSARHPFPVVPSEPEEEADTPSPVHFARREGANADANELELVHIAQLNDAGEPDDSGLVHIARKKMR, encoded by the exons ATGCTGCTCTTTCTCGTCTCTGGCCTCATGGCCGCAGCTTGTGTAGCTAACCCTATGGATATGACTAGCCGGCCTGTGCATTACTGTGGTGCACGAAGCGTCAGCGCAGAGGAGCGCGAGATATTCAAGCGACAGGGCTCTCAGCCGGACAATGGAGCAGACATCAACTTGGGCTGTGTTGTGCATTTGTGCTGCGTACAGGGGGCAAAATGCCCTTCA GACAGTGTCGCCCAGAAGGCTGTTGACCAAATGAACGCCTTCCTAGACGGATCTAAGATCAAGTTTACCATGCAAAACGTTTCTCGAATCGATGATGCACGCTGCACTGCTGGCTTGACCAATGGCCAGGCCATGGACAGCTTAAAGGCCGAGGTCCATCAAGGCAATACAAGCACGCTTAACATTGTTTACCTCCCGACTAATCAGGGCGCTGGAGTGAAGGGGGTTTGCGTCTTGCCACAACCCGGCACCAACATTGCGAGGAGTATTGGTAACAAGGACGGATGTGTCGTGGCTATGGACACTCTACCGAACGAGAGTCGTGGCAATGGTGGGACTGGAGAAGGAAACCCTCCTGGAGGACAATTGGGAGGACTTCTGGGAAGCCTTTTTGGACGCCAAAGCGGTACTGGCATCAACACAAGACAAGCCTCACCGACAACAACGCACGAGATGGGCCACTGGCTTAGCCTTCCTCATGCAGGCCTAGGTGGCCAGACGGGAGGAGCAGGCGTTAGAAATATTATGGACGCTGTGTCGGT GAACGGCGTGCAGTATAAATTCAGTCAAGCTCAATTCGACCAGATGCGCCAGGCGGCACTCAGTCGCTTGAAATATCAAAATGTCACAATAACCAACAAAAATCGCCCCCCGACAACTCCCCAGAACCCAGCAACGCGCCCAAAAGGTAATCCAAAAGGTAATAGCGGGCTGGAACTTCTAGGGCCAGGGAATCGCGGCCACCCAGCCAAGTCCGGACAACCGCAAGGTCCGAAGCAAAACCCGCAATGCTCTCCTCAGCCTCGTAATGGCACGGCCGTCTCAAGAGACAGAAGCCAAGACGGCCTTTCTGCCCGCCACCCCTTTCCTGTTGTCCCAAGCGAGCCAGAGGAGGAAGCCGATACACCCAGTCCAGTGCACTTTGCTCGACGTGAGGGGGCCAATGCTGATGCTAACGAGCTTGAATTGGTTCATATTGCCCAGCTGAATGATGCAGGGGAGCCAGATGATTCGGGGCTAGTTCACATTGCTCgcaagaagatgagatgA
- a CDS encoding glycoside hydrolase family 75 (similar to Trichoderma reesei QM6a XP_006967831.1) — MQNSWSTGALLGLLAGLVVARDVPSNVQSLFDAIKAKGSCTNQLATGFFSQEKDSKDFSYCGDHITDSGIIYLQGNGGSLVNMDIDCDGALGKGDGSCDSSTDTQSQTTFQDEIRSYKKGIKDLNAYVHPYVVLGNEGKKKGYVNFDPQQYGIEPLSIVAVKCGDQLIYGVWGDTNGDDGPPMVGEASLALGQACYGKEVNGNSAHDANDVLYIAFSGKDAVPGADGANWDAKSYAEFEASIQAQGDRLIQRIGGGGSSGGSQPGTNTVPTSTSKATSVVQSPPASTLIASPSRAPTSHATVSTSVSSVGSSSTSAAVATAPSTASSCPSNPPMPSCSWRGHCEGSKCKSDSGCSDDLVCKKGKCAI, encoded by the exons ATGCAAAACTCTTGGAGTACAGGTGCTCTCTTGGGCCTGCTGGCAGGTCTTGTAGTTGCCAGAGATGTACCCTCAAATGTGCAGTCGCTTTTTGATGCAATCAAGGCTAAAGGCAGCTGTACCAATCAGCTGGCCACCGGATTTTTCAGTCAAGAAAAGGACTCCAAAG ATTTCTCGTACTGCGGAGATCACATTACCGATTCCGGTATCATTTACCTTCAAGGAAACGGCGGCAGTCTGGTAAACATGGATATTGACTGTGATGGCGCCCTGGGAAAAGGTGACGGCAGCTGCGATAGCTCTACCGACACCCAGAGCCAGACTACATTTCAAGACGAGATTAGAAGCTACAAGAAAGGCATAAAGGATCTCAATGCTTACGTCCACCCCTACGTTGTACTGGGAAATGAGGGGAAAAAGAAAGGCtatgtcaactttgacccTCAGCAGTACGGTATTGAGCCGCTCTCCATCGTAGCCGTCAAATGCGGCGATCAGTTGATTTACGGTGTTTGGGGCGACACCAACGGCGACGATGGACCTCCTATGGTAGGCGAAGCCTCGTTGGCCCTCGGTCAAGCTTGTTACGGTAAGGAGGTGAATGGTAACAGTGCCCACGACGCCAATGATGTCCTGTATATCGCCTTTAGCGGCAAGGATGCAGTTCCCGGAGCTGACGGGGCCAACTGGGACGCCAAAAGCTACGCTGAGTTTGAAGCGTCTATTCAGGCCCAAGGTGATCGTCTGATTCAACGCATCGGTGGTGGCGGAAGCAGCGGGGGCAGCCAGCCAGGTACGAATACCGTGCCTACGTCTACCTCCAAGGCTACTAGTGTGGTCCAGTCTCCTCCGGCATCAACGTTGATTGCATCCCCCAGCAGGGCTCCAACCTCACATGCCACTGTCTCGACTTCCGTATCCTCCGTTGggtcttcttcaacatcagcTGCCGTGGCGACCGCGCCGTCTACTGCATCATCCTGTCCTTCTAACCCTCCTATGCCGTCTTGCTCCTGGAGAGGCCACTGCGAAGGGTCCAAGTGCAAGTCTGACTCTGGGTGCTCTGACGACCTGGTTtgcaagaagggcaaatgCGCTATATAA
- a CDS encoding TPA, Zn(2)Cys(6) transcription factor protein (similar to Eutypa lata UCREL1 XP_007792336.1), whose amino-acid sequence MEVSSNSEDANRKRPRRNASHTRILAACDACRASKTRCDSVRPTCAKCAERGLDCNYPDKDPFSAFETLGKKILIAVEEQGRLLTAAAGRTPQRPLDMDGVNLETLSRKDTPWTPITGSDMILNWTVFPLDKPVSTFPPSHYAEKGRPGDIESPDLSLERMIELRDIYMTKIQVKNPIVDADQLNDHIRYVLEHGFGWSTTSCLVLLVFALAAIWGNYPDDERHTVEVDPSQTRRITIAVPDHRMRESLMYITMAQKRMSTAYLDDSLLGVVCFCLFGMWYQYNIEPIPGWKMFRTASMMWEAYNLKHSDGKTTRSKQEESLEQRLYWTCLKSECEIRHELNGLPCCTLQESSFPYSLPTFPTIASFEQSPGDNQQSTTLSYYYYLAEISLRRLLNRTRGAATRLSPTIDSFTASQVADTVQKLEGQLQQWLDCLPPVLRFRIPPDSRPPPEEPELIKLIRERYVEVRELLCRAYLYMCLHGGMRLTRSQAESFGSRASMGLKLSVYRIQTENPFFRHPGSWGACRVRFNHALCLIAAFRGKQAGIESAAHIIVPPKWKDCVDMVRERLEVWGEEGGGIKELGTLLDWLKGLYM is encoded by the exons ATGGAGGTATCAAGCAACTCAGAGGATGCTAACAGGAAGCGACCTAGGAGAAACGCAAGCCATACCAGAATTCTAGCTGCCTGTGATGCATGCCGGGCCAGCAAGACGCGATGCGACTCTGTCCGACCGACATGTGCGAAATGCGCTGAGCGAGGTCTAGACTGCAACTACCCGGACAAGGATCCCTTCTCAGC CTTTGAAACACTGGGCAAGAAGATATTGATCGCCGTTGAGGAGCAGGGGCGCCTGCTGACGGCAGCTGCGGGCAGGACTCCTCAGCGGCCTCTGGATATGGATGGAGTGAATTTGGAGACACTTTCGCGTAAAGACACTCCTTGGACCCCAATCACAGGTTCTGACATGATCTTGAACTGGACCGTATTTCCGTTGGACAAGCCGGTGAGCACGTTTCCACCATCGCATTACGCCGAGAAGGGGAGACCCGGTGATATCG AGAGCCCGGACCTGTCACTAGAACGCATGATTGAGCTGCGGGATATCTACATGACCAAGATTCAAGTAAAGAACCCCATTGTGGATGCGGATCAGCTCAACGACCACATCAGGTACGTATTAGAGCATGGTTTCGGGTGGTCGACCACGTCGTGCCTCGTGCTATTGGTatttgctttggctgccaTCTGGGGAAACTACCCCGATGATGAACGACACACTGTAGAGGTTGATCCCTCCCAGACACGACGCATCACCATTGCAGTGCCCGATCATCGTATGAGAGAGTCTTTGATGTACATTACCATGGCACAGAAACGAATGTCCACGGCATACCTAGACGACTCGCTTCTTGGCGTGGTGTGTTTCTGCCTGTTTGG AATGTGGTATCAATACAACATTGAGCCGATCCCGGGATGGAAGATGTTCCGCACTGCATCGATGATGTGGGAGGCATATAACTTGAAGCATTCCGATGGCAAGACGACTCGGTCCAAGCAGGAAGAGA GCCTGGAGCAGCGATTATATTGGACATGTCTCAAATCTGAATG CGAGATACGGCACGAACTTAATGGACTCCCTTGCTGCACCTTGCAGGAGTCATCCTTCCCTTACTCACTACCTACCTTTCCGACGATTGCCAGCTTTGAACAAAGCCCCGGAGACAATCAACAATCGACTACCCTTTCCTATTACTACTACCTCGCCGAGATATCGCTGCGCCGGCTCCTCAACCGCACTCGTGGCGCTGCTACTCGGCTGTCACCGACGATTGACTCATTTACAGCATCCCAGGTTGCCGACACCGTCCAGAAACTCGAAGGCCAGCTTCAGCAGTGGTTAGATTGCTTGCCTCCGGTACTCCGATTTCGCATCCCGCCCGACTCGCGACCACCCCCGGAAGAACCCGAGCTCATAAAGCTGATACGTGAGCGGTATGTCGAGGTTCGCGAGCTTCTCTGCCGTGCTTACCTGTATATGTGCCTTCATGGCGGCATGCGACTCACCCGATCACAAGCCGAATCATTTGGCTCACGTGCATCCATGGGCCTGAAACTAAGCGTCTATCGAATCCAGACGGAAAACCCATTTTTTCGCCATCCCGGGTCGTGGGGAGCGTGCCGCGTGCGGTTTAATCATGCTCTGTGCCTCATTGCTGCATTCCGTGGAAAGCAGGCTGGTATAGAGTCCGCGGCACACATCATCGTACCGCCGAAGTGGAAAGACTGCGTAGACATGGTTCGGGAGCGGTTGGAGGTCTGGGGTGAGGAAGGAGGAGGTATAAAGGAGCTAGGCACTTTACTAGATTGGCTAAAGGGCCTATATATGTAG
- a CDS encoding melibiase domain-containing protein: protein MTQRPFLFTIVGTFVAVLGLVLSGSSLGYAAPAPGPRLNPPMGWSSWSSLRGNVNATAIKAQALAMHNNLQKYGYEYVNIDSGWFSGVDEYGRTTWDANKFPDGIASVAEYVHSLGLRFGIYLVPGISAKALAENPIIKGTRYHVRDIADITLPGNTINDSSVAIDYTKPGAVAYVQSQADLLASWGVDYIKMDFVGPGGGRIPADNRDDIRHWHQAIVNTGRFMHLELSNSLSFDDASVWQRYSNGWRIDGDIECYKHCPGLTNFKVRVSLRFTDVPKWVPFAGPGHWNDLDSIMVGNGPANGLTPDERQTMLTLWSIESAPLLLGTDLTKLDAFDLTLLTNPEVIAVDQSGHPALPVSQATKQQVWFANNHDGSYIVALFNLADTPATVKATWSQMGISGPVTARNLWTRTDLGRQSRSYSARLAPHASQLLRVTTHQS, encoded by the coding sequence ATGACACAACGTCCATTTCTCTTTACAATTGTTGGGACATTTGTGGCGGTCCTGGGCCTAGTGCTTAGCGGCAGTAGCCTCGGATATGCCGCGCCAGCACCAGGCCCGCGCCTCAACCCACCTATGGGTTGGAGTAGTTGGAGTTCACTGCGCGGAAACGTGAACGCGACCGCTATCAAGGCGCAagccttggccatgcatAACAATCTCCAGAAGTACGGCTACGAATACGTCAACATTGACTCGGGGTGGTTTAGCGGCGTTGATGAGTACGGCCGGACGACATGGGATGCAAACAAGTTCCCAGATGGAATCGCCTCCGTGGCCGAATACGTCCATTCTCTCGGGTTGAGGTTTGGCATCTACTTGGTACCTGGAATCTCAGCCAAGGCGTTGGCTGAAAACCCCATAATCAAGGGAACCCGATACCACGTACGCGATATTGCCGACATTACTTTGCCTggcaacaccatcaatgaTAGCTCCGTGGCTATTGATTACACAAAGCCAGGCGCGGTTGCCTACGTACAGTCGCAGGCAGATCTCCTCGCCTCTTGGGGCGTTGATTATATCAAGATGGACTTTGTCGGCCCTGGCGGCGGCAGGATTCCCGCAGATAACCGGGATGACATTCGACACTGGCACCAAGCCATTGTCAACACTGGTCGTTTTATGCACCTGGAGCTTTCCAACTCACTCAGCTTTGATGACGCGTCTGTTTGGCAGCGTTACAGCAACGGCTGGCGTATTGATGGAGACATTGAATGCTACAAGCACTGCCCTGgcctcaccaacttcaaggTGCGCGTATCCTTGCGTTTCACCGACGTGCCCAAGTGGGTGCCGTTTGCAGGACCAGGGCATTGGAATGACCTGGATTCGATCATGGTAGGCAATGGCCCTGCTAACGGCCTTACTCCGGACGAGCGGCAAACTATGCTCACCTTATGGTCTATTGAGTCTGCACCGCTGCTATTGGGCACTGACTTGACCAAGCTTGACGCATTTGATCTTACTCTCCTCACGAACCCGGAGGTTATCGCCGTCGACCAATCTGGCCACCCTGCGCTTCCAGTCTCTCAGGCTACAAAGCAACAAGTGTGGTtcgccaacaaccacgacgGCAGCTACATTGTCGCCTTGTTTAATCTTGCTGACACCCCAGCCACAGTCAAAGCAACCTGGAGCCAAATGGGGATCTCCGGTCCGGTCACGGCCCGCAACCTGTGGACCCGAACGGATCTTGGCCGGCAGTCACGCAGTTACTCTGCGCGCTTGGCTCCCCATGCATCACAGCTGCTTCGAGTTACAACTCATCAGTCGTGA
- a CDS encoding maltose permease (similar to Neosartorya fischeri NRRL 181 XP_001261420.1) — protein MATAVETKADAQLEGGIAHVDHGSFTDEKKGNVDKAGAIEAENAEHEMGVLDAVRAYPMATWWAFVMSCTIIMESYCVFLIGNFIALPAFADDFGEINPATDKRVIVTSWQSALQMGGPLGAIIGVCLAGPLTSRIGYRWATISGLMALNAFIFIFYFAKSLPVMFVGQLLEGIPWGIFIANAPAYCSEIVPLKLRAPATQMLQMFWAIGSIIVGGVTYHYNTRLDPSAYRIPIALQWMFPTPLAILIFIAPESPWWLVRNGRFEDASKAVGRLGRRSKLNLDESVSMMRRTIELEKTEKEPNYLELFRGTDLYRTLIVCGVYAAQNLTGNLIANQAVYFFEQAGIKTDTAFALGLITSALQMIFVMLSWILTTYVGRRTIYVWGSLINVCFLVALGIAASVGDPKSTQASLAQASLGLIISVLFTLGPAPASWVIIGETSAIRLRPLTTGIGRGAYYVVNIPCIFLGSYMLNPTGGNLGGKCGYVWGATGFVCFILAYFYLPEMKGRSYREIDILFKRKVPARQWTKTVVDVNDDE, from the exons atggcTACCGCTGTCGAGACTAAAGCAGACGCCCAGCTTGAAGGAGGCATTGCCCATGTGGATCATGGCTCCTTTACCGACGAGAAAAAGGGAAACGTCGACAAGGCGGGTGCAATTGAGGCAGAGAATGCCGAGCATGAAATGGGAGTGTTGGATGCTGTTCGGGCATATCCGATGGCTACCTGGTGGGCGTTTGTAATGTCTTGCACCATC ATCATGGAGTCCTACTGTGTCTTTCTCATAGGCAACTTTATTGCCTTGCCGGCATTCGCTGACGATTTCGGTGAAATCAATCCTGCAACGGACAAGCGTGTTATCGTGACCTCATGGCAGTCTGCACTCCAAATGGGCGGACCACTCGGCGCCATCATCGGAGTCTGTCTTGCTGGGCCTCTCACCAGCCGAATCGGCTATCGTTGGGCAACCATCTCCGGCCTCATGGCCCTGAacgccttcatcttcatcttctaTTTTGCCAAGTCACTGCCGGTCATGTTCGTGGGCCAACTTCTCGAGGGCATCCCGTGGGGCATCTTTATTGCCAACGCGCCAGCATATTGCAGTGAGATCGTCCCATTGAAGTTGCGCGCCCCGGCTACACAGATGTTGCAGATGTTCTGGGCCATTGGTAGTATTATTGTCGGCGGTGTCACCTACCATTACAACACTCGGTTGGACCCAAGCGCATACAG GATCCCCATTGCCCTTCAATGGATGTTCCCTACGCCTCTTGCaatcctcatcttcattgcACCCGAGTCGCCTTGGTGGCTGGTTCGAAACGGACGCTTTGAGGATGCATCCAAGGCAGTTGGACGCCTGGGGCGTAGATCGAAGTTGAACCTTGACGAGTCTGTCTCCATGATGCGACGTACTATTGAACTTGAGAAGACTGAAAAGGAACCCAACTACTTGGAATTGTTCCGAGGTACTGACCTCTACCGCACTCTTATTGTGTGCGGTGTTTATGCAGCACAGAATCTTACGGGCAACCTCATCGCTAATCAGGCTGTCTACTTCTTTGAGC AGGCTGGAATAAAGACAGACACCGCGTTTGCACTGGGGCTCATCACTTCAGCTCTTCAGATGATTTTTGTCATGCTTTCCTGGATCCTCACAACATACGTTGGCCGACGTACAATCTACGTTTGGGGTTCTCTCATCAATGTCTGCTTTCTGGTTGCCCTTGGTATTGCCGCCTCTGTTGGCGATCCCAAGTCGACCCAGGCCTCTCTGGCGCAAGCATCTTTGGGTCTCATCATCTCTGTCTTGTTCACCTTGGGGCCTGCACCTGCATCGTGGGTCATCATTGGAGAGACATCGGCTATTCGTCTCAGGCCATTGACTACTGGTATCGGACGTGGCGCGTACTATGTCGTGAATATTCCCTGTATTTTCTTAGGAAGTTATATGCTCAACCCAACG GgcggcaatcttggtggCAAATGCGGATATGTTTGGGGCGCTACTGGCTTTGTTTGTTTCATCCTTGCATACTTTTACCTGCCTGAGATGAAGGGCAGATCCTACCGTGAGATTGACATCTTGTTCAAGCGCAAAGTTCCTGCTCGGCAATGGACCAAAACTGTTGTGGATGTCAACGACGACGAGTAG